A section of the Cololabis saira isolate AMF1-May2022 chromosome 6, fColSai1.1, whole genome shotgun sequence genome encodes:
- the LOC133445660 gene encoding uncharacterized protein LOC133445660: protein MSGYKWAEDDFMPPGVCRLLTPQPENNRTYMMYHGTTRANARAIRRGGFHQSKGGMLGPGVYLSRDLEKAKRYPIDWPENDKVVIKVKVNVGKVIAISHQGHPLQKTWSDGGYDAAWVPPSCGMVKSGLEENCIWDPKRISIIDDIKPVPHPYRDAAANMSGDKEENRIPLRRGVYLADVVKNLPDMSLCPNGYTPEIMLAAANVSRYNRYLEENSLCPSRRLSLNDFLRPVPHPYPPFYPHGGYGYM from the exons ATGAGTGGGTATAAATGGGCTGAAGATGACTTCATGCCGCCAGGCGTGTGTCGGCTCCTCACCCCACAGCCAGAGAATAACCGAACCTACATGATGTACCACGGCACCACCAGGGCGAATGCTCGGGCCATCCGTAGGGGAGGATTTCATCAGTCTAAGGGCGGGATGCTCGGTCCTGGCGTCTACCTCAGCAGAGACCTGGAGAAGGCCAAACGCTATCCCATTGACTGGCCTGAGAATGACAAGGTTGTCATTAAGGTTAAGGTCAACGTTGGTAAAGTGATTGCCATCAGCCATCAGGGCCACCCTCTCCAGAAGACCTGGAGTGACGGGGGATACGACGCCGCCTGGGTGCCGCCCAGCTGTGGGATGGTGAAGAGTGGCCTGGAGGAAAACTGCATCTGGGATCCCAAACGAATTAGTATCATTGATGATATCAAACCGGTTCCACACCCCTACAG GGATGCTGCAGCCAACATGAGTGGGGATAAGGAGGAAAACCGGATCCCGCTTCGCAGAGGAGTTTATCTCGCTGATGTCGTCAAAAACCTTCCGGACATGTCCCTTTGTCCAAATGGATATACCCCTGAAATAAT GCTTGCTGCAGCCAACGTGAGTCGGTATAACAGATACCTGGAAGAAAACTCCCTCTGCCCGAGCAGACGACTGAGTCTCAATGACTTCCTCAGGCCGGTTCCACACCCCTACCCGCCCTT